A region of Pyxidicoccus parkwaysis DNA encodes the following proteins:
- a CDS encoding sensor histidine kinase encodes MKVAARHGGRRWWLGQALLGLFALLLGGSAAQAQPDNRDRSINQFYHSRWTIKDGAPGQISALAQTRDGFIWLAAAATLYNFDGVRFERFESPDGLPVPSVQTLHAAPDGGLWLGFQAGGVAFLKDGKLTRYDEAQGLSVNQLMSFAVDMSGTVWAAGKTAGLLRLQDGRWHQVGEDWGFPDTQATALFVDRDGTLWAAAKDSLLFLPKGSHTFRPTGVRVGWVGRMAQAPDGTLWITELDGAGGVRPVVRANGEPLTAAARIAVTSAGMLFDREGSLWLSTLGEGMRRVPHPERLGGRYIEKLDPAAEAFTEEDGLSADYVWPLIQDREGNIWAGTSGGLDCFRHSTLVLAEFPRGSHDFALAAGDDGAVWAGSTNRPLMRLEDRQVHFTPLGAQAGCAYRDPDGIVWFGVERDIWRIENDVPVRVATLPEDVKALQLQALAKDGSGALWVATAGRALLRWKDGVWTRMDKATRESSQGLQSRLTSATTDAEGHVWLGYGDGTIGRVDDGGTRRHGGAEGFHLGMVTVLRAGRRFWVGGQFGLAWFDGEQLRRIGVAGPEPLRGVSGIVEMEDGGLWIHSVPGIFHLGPEEVARAVADPNHLARGEHFDFLDGLPARPTVLRPLPTLVRGTDGRLWFATSNGVVWVDPERIFRNPLPPPVVIRSVQADGRPLAPGPLLTLPVGAKNLELDYTGLSFTVPARVRFRYRLEGVDAEWQDVGTRREAYYTHLDPGRYRFQVIAANNDGVWNEAGATLELVVPPAWYQTWWFRALCVVVVLAVLWALYLLRLRQVRSHMRGLLEERHRERERIARELHDTLLQGIQGLILRFQSVAEQLPEGTHTRAALDKVLERADGVLVEGRDRVQDLRAAADNAEELSQALARVGEELQVGSAVCFRVEVEGEPTPLDALVRDEVYFIGREALANAFQHAGAKNIEVALTYGGTELCLRVRDDGRGLEPELLQAGGRPGHWGLAGMRERARKIGARLDIHNRGGAGAELELRMPASAAYPRDARSTWSQRLWRLVGGGR; translated from the coding sequence ATGAAGGTCGCGGCGAGGCATGGCGGGAGGCGGTGGTGGCTGGGCCAGGCGCTGCTGGGCCTCTTCGCGCTGCTGCTCGGTGGCTCGGCCGCCCAGGCGCAGCCAGACAACCGCGACCGAAGCATCAACCAGTTCTATCACTCGCGCTGGACCATCAAGGACGGCGCTCCCGGACAGATTTCAGCGCTCGCGCAGACGCGTGACGGCTTCATCTGGCTGGCCGCGGCGGCCACGCTCTACAACTTCGATGGCGTCCGCTTCGAGCGCTTCGAATCCCCCGACGGCCTCCCGGTGCCCAGCGTCCAGACGCTGCACGCCGCACCTGACGGGGGACTGTGGCTGGGCTTCCAGGCGGGCGGCGTGGCCTTCCTGAAGGACGGGAAGCTCACCCGCTACGACGAGGCGCAGGGCCTGTCGGTGAACCAGTTGATGTCATTCGCCGTCGACATGAGCGGCACCGTCTGGGCCGCGGGAAAGACGGCGGGCCTGCTGCGCCTCCAGGACGGGCGCTGGCACCAGGTGGGCGAGGACTGGGGGTTCCCGGACACGCAGGCCACGGCGCTGTTCGTCGACCGTGACGGCACGCTGTGGGCCGCGGCGAAGGACTCGCTCCTGTTCCTCCCGAAGGGCAGCCACACGTTCCGCCCGACGGGCGTCCGCGTGGGGTGGGTGGGGAGGATGGCGCAGGCACCGGATGGCACCCTCTGGATTACCGAATTGGACGGCGCTGGCGGTGTGAGGCCCGTGGTGCGCGCCAACGGAGAGCCCCTCACGGCGGCCGCGCGCATCGCCGTGACGTCGGCGGGGATGTTGTTCGACCGTGAGGGCAGCCTGTGGCTCTCCACGCTCGGAGAGGGAATGCGCCGGGTGCCCCATCCCGAGCGGCTGGGCGGCCGGTACATCGAGAAGCTCGACCCGGCGGCGGAGGCCTTTACCGAGGAGGATGGCCTCAGCGCGGACTACGTGTGGCCGCTCATCCAGGACCGCGAGGGGAACATCTGGGCCGGCACCAGCGGCGGGCTCGACTGCTTCCGGCACAGCACCCTGGTGCTGGCGGAGTTCCCGCGCGGCTCCCATGACTTCGCGTTGGCCGCGGGCGATGACGGCGCCGTCTGGGCGGGCAGCACCAACCGGCCCCTGATGCGGCTCGAGGACAGGCAGGTCCACTTCACGCCGCTCGGCGCCCAGGCCGGCTGCGCGTACCGGGACCCGGACGGCATCGTGTGGTTCGGAGTCGAACGGGACATCTGGCGCATCGAGAACGACGTGCCGGTGCGTGTCGCGACGCTTCCCGAGGACGTGAAGGCCCTGCAGCTCCAAGCGCTGGCGAAGGACGGCAGCGGTGCGCTGTGGGTCGCGACGGCGGGCAGGGCCCTGCTGCGCTGGAAGGACGGAGTGTGGACTCGCATGGACAAGGCGACCCGCGAGTCTTCCCAGGGCCTTCAGTCCCGCCTCACCTCCGCGACGACGGACGCGGAGGGCCACGTCTGGCTGGGATACGGCGACGGCACGATTGGCCGCGTCGATGACGGTGGCACACGCCGCCATGGCGGCGCGGAGGGGTTCCACCTGGGCATGGTGACCGTGCTGCGTGCCGGGCGGCGGTTCTGGGTGGGCGGGCAGTTCGGCCTTGCCTGGTTCGATGGAGAGCAGCTCCGTCGCATCGGCGTGGCCGGCCCCGAGCCCCTGCGCGGCGTCTCCGGCATCGTGGAGATGGAGGATGGCGGGCTGTGGATTCACTCCGTGCCGGGCATCTTCCACCTGGGCCCGGAGGAGGTGGCGCGAGCCGTCGCCGACCCGAACCATCTCGCGCGCGGCGAGCACTTCGACTTCCTCGACGGCCTGCCGGCGCGCCCCACCGTGCTGCGCCCCCTGCCCACCCTGGTGCGAGGGACGGATGGCAGGCTGTGGTTCGCGACCAGCAACGGCGTGGTGTGGGTGGACCCGGAGCGCATCTTCCGCAATCCGCTGCCGCCGCCCGTCGTCATCCGCTCGGTGCAGGCGGATGGCCGCCCGCTCGCTCCGGGGCCGCTGCTCACCCTGCCGGTGGGGGCGAAGAACCTCGAGCTCGACTACACGGGCCTGAGCTTCACCGTCCCCGCGCGCGTGCGCTTCCGCTATCGCCTCGAGGGCGTGGACGCGGAATGGCAGGACGTGGGCACGCGGCGCGAGGCGTACTACACGCACCTGGACCCGGGCCGGTACCGCTTCCAGGTCATCGCGGCGAACAACGACGGCGTGTGGAACGAGGCGGGCGCGACGCTCGAGCTCGTCGTGCCACCCGCCTGGTATCAGACGTGGTGGTTCCGGGCCCTGTGTGTCGTGGTGGTGCTGGCCGTGCTGTGGGCGCTGTACCTGCTGCGCCTGCGCCAGGTGCGCTCGCACATGCGAGGTCTGCTGGAGGAGCGCCACCGTGAGCGCGAGCGCATCGCCCGCGAGCTGCACGACACGCTGCTGCAGGGCATCCAGGGGCTGATTCTCCGCTTCCAGTCGGTGGCGGAGCAGCTTCCGGAGGGAACGCATACACGGGCCGCGCTGGACAAGGTGCTGGAGCGCGCCGACGGCGTCCTCGTCGAGGGCAGGGACCGCGTGCAGGACCTGCGCGCCGCCGCGGACAACGCGGAGGAGCTGTCCCAGGCCCTGGCCCGGGTCGGCGAGGAGCTCCAGGTGGGCTCCGCCGTGTGCTTCCGCGTGGAGGTGGAGGGGGAGCCCACGCCGCTCGATGCGCTCGTGCGCGACGAGGTCTACTTCATCGGCCGCGAGGCGCTGGCGAACGCGTTCCAGCATGCGGGCGCGAAGAACATCGAGGTGGCGCTCACCTATGGCGGCACCGAGCTGTGCCTGCGCGTCCGGGACGACGGCCGTGGCCTGGAGCCGGAGCTGCTCCAGGCCGGTGGACGGCCCGGACACTGGGGCCTGGCGGGCATGCGTGAGCGCGCTCGGAAGATTGGCGCGCGGCTCGACATCCACAACCGGGGCGGGGCGGGAGCGGAGCTGGAGCTGCGCATGCCGGCCTCGGCGGCGTATCCGCGGGACGCCCGGAGCACCTGGAGCCAGCGGCTGTGGCGGCTCGTGGGCGGGGGCCGGTAA
- a CDS encoding PilZ domain-containing protein: MQSTPEQFDRRSFPRLQAPLYSRPARLSYGTKRQVLDVSRSGARIYSDEFHAEGSTLELELFLASGGSLECNARVVWTTKLTPGSVARYEVGLAFLDPPPALWSQLQPLLVPDDATERS; this comes from the coding sequence ATGCAATCCACCCCCGAGCAGTTCGACCGACGTTCCTTCCCTCGCCTCCAGGCGCCCCTGTACTCGCGGCCCGCGCGGCTGAGCTACGGCACGAAGCGGCAGGTGCTGGATGTCAGCCGGAGCGGTGCTCGCATCTACTCCGACGAGTTCCACGCGGAGGGCAGCACGCTGGAGCTGGAGCTCTTCCTGGCGAGCGGGGGCTCGCTGGAGTGCAACGCGCGCGTGGTGTGGACGACGAAGCTGACGCCGGGCTCCGTGGCCCGCTACGAGGTGGGGCTCGCCTTCCTGGACCCGCCCCCCGCCCTGTGGAGCCAGCTCCAGCCCCTGCTCGTCCCCGACGACGCGACGGAGCGCTCCTGA
- a CDS encoding response regulator produces MSVTGSPIRILVADDHPLLREGLSALIAGQPDMALVAEAENGEQAVRAFREHRPDITLMDVRMPMMGGIDAITAIRAEFPSARIVVLTTYTGDAQALRAIKAGASGYLLKSMLRKELVDTIRSVHAGRRRISEDVASEMAQYMADDELTSRERDVLALVAAGNANKEVAARMGVSEETVKTHMKHVLTKLSARDRTHAVVVALKRGIIDI; encoded by the coding sequence ATGAGTGTCACGGGCTCACCCATCCGAATCCTGGTGGCTGACGACCATCCGCTGCTTCGCGAAGGGCTCAGCGCGCTGATTGCCGGCCAACCGGACATGGCGCTGGTCGCCGAGGCGGAGAACGGCGAGCAGGCCGTGCGGGCGTTTCGTGAGCACCGGCCCGACATCACCCTGATGGACGTGCGGATGCCCATGATGGGCGGCATCGACGCCATCACCGCGATACGCGCGGAGTTCCCCTCCGCGAGAATCGTCGTCCTCACCACCTACACCGGCGACGCGCAGGCGCTACGCGCCATCAAGGCCGGCGCGTCCGGCTACCTGCTCAAGAGCATGCTGCGCAAGGAGCTGGTGGACACCATCCGCAGCGTGCACGCGGGCCGGCGCCGCATCTCCGAGGACGTCGCCTCCGAGATGGCCCAGTACATGGCGGACGACGAGCTGACGTCGCGCGAGCGGGACGTCCTCGCGCTCGTGGCCGCGGGCAATGCCAACAAGGAGGTCGCCGCCCGCATGGGCGTCTCCGAGGAGACGGTCAAGACGCACATGAAGCACGTGCTGACCAAGCTCAGCGCGCGCGACAGGACGCATGCGGTGGTGGTCGCCCTGAAGCGCGGCATCATCGACATCTGA
- a CDS encoding RNA polymerase sigma factor codes for MELQQRPEPVAKALPAEGLARLRRDLERAVARVCPPALADRRDDLVQTAMIRVVELQRRDPDPARLTPAYLYRVAYTALIDEMRSQDRRREVALEDTEAPSLQPVAPGDPERSAGAAQIARAIRDCLQRLVQDRRLAVTLYLQGHTIPEAAELLAWDGKRTENLVYRGLSGLRACLATKGIEP; via the coding sequence GTGGAGCTGCAACAGAGACCGGAGCCGGTCGCGAAGGCACTCCCCGCTGAGGGGCTCGCGCGACTCCGACGAGATTTGGAGCGGGCCGTCGCTCGCGTGTGCCCGCCAGCCCTCGCGGACCGGCGCGATGACCTGGTGCAGACGGCGATGATTCGCGTCGTTGAGCTCCAGCGTCGCGACCCGGACCCGGCCCGGCTCACTCCCGCCTACCTGTACCGGGTGGCCTACACCGCGCTCATCGACGAGATGCGCAGCCAGGACCGGCGGCGCGAGGTGGCCCTCGAGGACACGGAGGCGCCGTCCCTCCAGCCGGTGGCCCCCGGAGACCCGGAGCGTTCCGCCGGTGCGGCGCAGATTGCCCGGGCGATACGCGACTGCCTCCAGCGGCTCGTGCAGGACCGGAGGCTCGCCGTGACGCTGTACCTGCAGGGACACACCATTCCAGAGGCCGCGGAGCTGCTCGCCTGGGACGGCAAGCGCACCGAGAACCTCGTCTACCGTGGGCTGAGCGGGCTGCGCGCCTGCCTCGCGACAAAGGGAATCGAGCCGTGA